The DNA segment GAATCCCCGGACCCTGCATATCCAGATGAACCCCGGCTGAGGTCAGCTCTCCCGTAAACCGGGTATCAGCCAAACGCTGCCTCCCGGCCGCTGAGTCCAGCAGCAGCTCCTGCAGCATCAACCGGAAGCTGGTTCCACCGCCCCAGTTCACCGCGTAGTCAGCCGAGCCGGACAGCTGCACATCCGCGACCGGCAGCCCCAGGCCGTGCGGCAGCAGCTGCTCGATGTGAAGATCTCCGTCCAGCCGGCGCCCAACCGGATCCAGCTCCCCCCGGGTGACGACGTTCAGCGCATCCTCGCCAAGCCGCAGCCTCAGGTTATATCCTGTCGAGGTGCTCGCGTCTGCCCCATCGGCGACACCCTTGACCGCCGCATCCAGCCTGCCGGTAATCATGCCGTAACTGACCTCCCAGGCCAGCTCTACCTCCTGGGGCGAACCGCGAAACTCCCCGGCCGCCTGTACCTGGGCAGGCAGCAGTCCGTCTACCTCCAGCCGAGACAGCATTCCCTGGAACTCCAGCGACTGCGGCTGCAGCTGGCCGTCCAGGGCAGCCCGCAGGGCGGTATCTGTACCAGTCTGCATGTCCAGGCTCAGACCCTCGATATCCAGCTCCTCCAGACTGCCGCCAAGCCCTGCCGAAAGACTGGCGGATAACCGGTAGGGATCAAGGGCCGCCGCTGCTGTCCCGGGCAGCAGCCCGGCCATTTCTGCAAGCTGTTCCCCCCCGATCACCCGGGCCGCTATCCGGCCGGCCAGGGATCGATCCGCGTTCAGCTGTCCATCAACCTGCAGCTGCAGGGGACCGATCCCGACCTCGGCCTGCCGTACCGCCGCCCCTCCCGGGCCGAGATCCAGCGCCCGTATCTGCAGCCGACCGGGGATGTCTGCTGCCGCCGGGACCAGATCCTGCACAATCCCGATATCCTGGAGGGCAATGCGGCGAAACCGCAATGACCAGCGCGAGCCAGCTGCAGATTCTTCGACTTCCGGTTGCGAACGCAGATCCCGGATCAGCTGTTCATCGAGGTGTATGGTGATGTCATTGCCGGAAAGGAATCGGAAAGCAACACGACGTCGCAGCAGCGCCAGCCAATCCAGGGATGCGGCAAGATGCTGTGCCCGCAATACCGGCGTCCCGGTATCGTTGAATACCCGCAGCTCCGAGATCTCGATCAACCCTGAGGGGCGAACCATAACCCCTTCCAGCTGCACAGAAAACGGCTGTGTCCGAGTCACCGTACGCAGGACAGCGTTTACGGCCCGGGTCTGGACGGCCGGCTGCACGGCAACAGCCGCCAGCAGCACCAGGGCAACGCTCAATATAATAAGTAGTCGAACAGCAATCCTGCGCAGCATGCTGGTTCAAGATACTATGCGCGCCAGCAGCAGACAAGCCATGCAAACTGGTGCCGGATTATTGCGGCAGGGCTGCGTATGACCTATGCTTGGGGCTATGCGAAAACCAGATCCATTTCGCGGCGTAGGCCCAGCCCTGGACCGGCTGTACGCAGCCGCCGCAGATACACCCGGGCAGCGATACGACATTCAAGACCCGAACTCGCGCATGATTATCCTGTCCGACCTGCATCGCGGGGCCCGCAACCGGGCCGATGATTTCCGCCATTCCGAGCGTGCCTTTAATGCCGCGCTTGGCTACTATTATGAACTGGGTTACACCCTGGTAATCCTGGGCGATGCCGAGGAACTGTGGCAGGAACGCCCGGCCGACATCCTGCAGGCCTACCGCCACAGCCTGGATCTGGAGGCAGAGTTTCATCGCCAGGGTCGCTATCTGAGATTCTGGGGCAATCACGATGATGAATGGCGCAGTCGCAGCAAGGTACGCCGCTATCTGAGCCGGGTTTTCGGCCCCGATCTGCGGGTGCACGAAGGCCTGCAGCTGCACATCACCGAAGGGGAGCAGGAGCTTGGGCGCCTGTTCCTGGTGCATGGCCACCAGGGCTCCCTGGAGGGAGACCGCTGGGGCGGTCTGTCCCGGTTTCTGGTACGCACCCTGTATCGCCCGTTCCAGCGCCTGACCGGTTTTTCCCACAGCACCCCGGCAACCTCGTGGGAGCTGCGCGAGGGACACAACCGCGCCCTGCATGACTGGACAACCCGTCACCCCGAGGTACTGCTGATTGCCGGGCATACCCATCGCCCGGTATACGCCTCGCAGACCCACCCCGATCAGCTTCTGGAAGACATGCAGCAGCTGCGGGATCTCGCCGCGCACCCCGATACACCGACTGCCGATCGCCCGGGGATCCGGGCTTCACTGGCCGAGCGGGCAGCCGAACTGGAATGGGCCAGAGCCCAGCAGGCATCGCAGTCCGGCGACGAGGGCACCGCAGCGGCACCGCGCCAGCCGCGCTACTTCAACACCGGCTGCTGCTGCTACACCGACGGACAGATCACCGGCATCGAGCTGTGCGGCAACGAGATCCGCCTGGTACGCTGGCCGGACAAACAGGGACGCCCCCGCCCGGAAATCCTGGCCCCGGTCAGTCCGGACGGCAAGCCCGGCATACGCGAACTGCTGCGGCAGTAGCCGCCTGTCAGCACGCACGCAACCAGTACACTACCAATACGCGGGGCAAGAGGCCCGGGGGCAGGTGCGCGCCCCCCGGCCAGCACGCTCACGACTAATACTACCATTTCCCCGGAAATCCTGATCTGACTGCACTATAATGGACAGAAGGAGAAGAAGGGGGTTTGTATGCAGTGGAAAATCGGAATTCTCATGATAGCGCTGGCGATTGGCGTCAGTGGGTGTAGTCGTATTCGCGAGGCGAGTGACGCCTTTCGCGATGCCTCGCAGTACGTGGATGCTGCCCGCGGCATGGCACAGCAGATGGAAACCATGGCGGGTTTTCAGGATCCTGAGGATCTGCCGGAACTCACCGAGCAGAATGTTCGCAACTACTATACCCAGATCACCAAGCTGCAGGAGCTGCATCCCGATCTGGATTTCGAGAATCCGTCGGTTGCTGCCATGCAGGCCGGCATGAGCGGCCTCAATCTGCAGCAGATTGTCACCCGCAACAGCGACCTGAGCTTCGAGGACTACAGTGGCATCTCCACCAAGCTGATGATTCTGGTGGCGCAGTCCGCCGCATTCGGGATGTCGGATGAGCTTATTGGCATGATGGAACAGAGTGTCACCAGCCTGGAGGGGGTTGACGACAGCGATCTGTCACCCGAACAGCGCGAGGAACTGCAGCAGGAGTTGGACCAACAGCGACAGGCAGTCGCTCAGGCGCACACAGAAAGCTCTACACCCGACATGGATGCCGCCCGCAGGCAGATAGAGATGGTAATGCGGATTCGACAGGAACTGGGGATACAGTAGCCGGCGAACCGGGCAGCAGCCGTTCCCCGACGCCCGCAAGCGCCCACATAGTCTGTCCGGTATAGTCTGCCCGGTCGTGCCGGGTCGCAGCGGGCCGGAGCGCCGTCTGCACTGCTGCTACCCGGCGCCCAGGCGGTACAGACTGTACATCTGCAGCACGATATCCTGGGCCGCGGGTTTCCCCGCCGCCTGGCGCAGATCATCGAGTGCCTGCCAATAGACCTGGACAACCCGCGGTGATCCGCTGCGGATTCCCGGCGGCAGCTGCTCCCAGACCTGCAGCAGCTGCCCGTGGGCACCCGCATAGTCTGCCCGGTCGTAGCGGGCGGCAGCAGTCCGGATCGCCGTCTGCATCGCGGCAACCGCCGCATCCGGCACCGCCGGGGAAACCCGCTGGCTGCGCAGCAGCCGGGCCAGGCGGCGTTCGGCAAGCTCTGCCAGTCGATGTACCGCCTGGATATTGCGCGCAGACTCACCGGTCATGTAGTAGTAGATCTCGCCGGGATGCCCGAACAGATCGCCCAGGGCTATCGCCAGCTGACGGCGCAGCACCCAGTTGTCGGTCTGATGCATAAGCGCGAAGATCTCGAGCCCGGCCTCCTCGGCACCCAAACGGGCCGCCGCCTCGGCCGATGATATCCGCACCCGCAGCGACGATGAGTCGCGAAGGCTTTCCAGCAGCGGGCGGGCAGCACCCTGCCAGGCCAGTCGCCCCAGCGCCGAGGCAGCCTCTACCTGCACCTCCTCGCTGGGATCCGCCAGGACCTCGGCCAGCACCTGTACGACCCGCCCGAGCTGAGCCTCCGGTAGGCCGGCAAACTGCCCGAGGGCACGGGCCAGCATGGGACGGGACAGCGAATCCGGCTGCTGCAGACGCTGGATAATCTGCTCCAGCGCCTCGCTGCTGCCCAGACGGGCCAGGGCCCGGGCTGCTGCCTCGCGCACCTGAACATCCGGATCGTCCAGCCGGATACAGATCTCGGCAAAGCTCAGCCCCAGGGCACCCCCGCGGGTACTGTGGAGGGTACGCTCCACCACATCGGCCCGGGTCGGGCGGGACAGGATGGCGATGTTGGACACCGCCCGGAACACCCCGGGATTCAGAATGGTGCTGACTACCGCCCGCACACTCCGGTCGCGCGGGCTGGGAATCTGGCCCAGATGGGTCAGGCTGAACAGTACCAGGACAACCGAGACCACCACCACCAGCTGGAATGGAGATGGCTGCAGTCCGGCGATATCCACCGGATGCTGCAGCAGAAAATCATAGAGCAGACCACCCAGCAGCGGGCTTACCGCCCCGCTCAGGCCAAAGGCCGTCCAGTACCAGGCCGAGTAGGCCGTCCGGTATCTGTCCGGCGAGAGATCCAGCATGAACTGGCTGATCCCCTCCCAGAAAGCCGGCGCCAGCAACCCGCCTGTCACCGCGATAGCCGGCAGGGCAACCATGTAGTTCTCCGGCGAAAGCACCAGATACCCCAGCCAGGACAGCACGAACAGCCCGCCAATAACCACCACCGGCTTCTTGCCCATCCGGTCCATCAGCATTCCCCAGAACGGCGCCATAATCACCCACGCCGACTGGCTGATCACAAACGAGATACCCAGCCACACGTTGGGGGCACCGCCGCCAGCCGGATCGGTGGTAAAAGGCGCCAGAAAGGGCGCTGCCAGATTCAGGGAAAACAGGTACAGCCCGAGAAGCAGACAGAATCTGCGGAAATGGGGGTCCCGCAGCGGGCGCAGAAACTCGCCGGGCTCCATCCGGTCCCGCCCCGGTTCTGCAGGTGGCATCGGCTCTGCCGGCACGCCCGCCTCTACTGGCCCACTCGACTCTACCGACCCACCTGGCTCTGCCGGCACATCCACCCCCACCGGCACGCCCGCCCCTCCAGGCACACTCGACTCTACCGGCCCACCCGCAGTCCGCTGCAGATCCGGCTCGGGAATCCAGCCATGCAGCAGGATATCCAGCACCCCGCCGATCCCGCCGATCAGAAACAGCACCCCGTATACCACAAACACCTGCTGGACATAGAGATCAAGCACCAGGGTGGCACAGAAAAAGAACGCAACATTCACCACCTGGCTGATTGCCGACCGGCGGCCAAAAAATGCCGCCCGCTTGTCTCCGGGCACCAGATCGGCGATCCAGGCCCACCAGCCGGATCCGCTGATGTTCCCGGCTACCGCACCCACAATCGCCGCCGCCAGCACCAGCAGCAGCCCTGTCTGTCGGCTCCCGCCGGCGGCCACCTGGAAGGCAGCCCAGGCCATTACAAAGGCCATACAGCGCTGCAGGATGGTGGAGGCCATAAAAAACGGCTTCTTGCGCCCTCTCAGGCGCCGGTAGAACCAGATAGAGGCCAGATGCAGCACCGCCATCAGGTTGATCACCCCGACCAGCAGCCCCAGCTGTGTCGGACTGGCCCCCAGGGCATTGCGCACGAACACCGTAAGGATCTGCTGCGGGGTTGCGGTAACCAGCCAGAGAATCCCCAGCCCGCCGGTAACATAGCTCAGCCGCATTGACCGCTCTATCTGCCGATTGGATATCTCCTGCCCATGATGATCGTACATGCCCACTGATTATTGCCGAATTACCGTGGCTGTCAATCAGCCCAGGGATTACGTGATCGGTCGGCGGCCCCGGGCGAATTGCAGCGCCCGTGGTATTCGCCTATGATTACCTGAGATGCGTACCCGTGCCAGGCATGTGCCAAACCTGCTGACCATCCTCCGGTTTCCACTTGCAGGCATACTTCCGCTGCTGCCGCATGCCCCCACCACCGCCGCCGCCGTCTTTCTGGCCGCAGGAATCACCGATATCCTGGACGGCTATCTGGCACGGAGATTCAAACTGCAGTCGGATCTCGGGTCACGCCTGGACTCCTGGGCAGACCTGCTACTGTCTGCCGGCATCGGGGTGTACCTGCTGCGGCACCACCAGGATCAGCTGCTGTCGCTGCTGCTCCTGGTACTGGCGATCGGCAGTCTTCGCGTCGCCGCCATCACTATCGGGCTGATACGCTACCGGCGCATACTGATTCTGCACACCCTGAGCAGCAAGGCAACCGGCGCAGCCCTGCTGGCCGGGATCCCGCTGCTGATTCTGTACAACTCCCGCTGGCCGATTCTGCCGGCCCTGGCAATCGCCGCGATTGCGGCACTGGAAGAGCTGCTGCTGCTCCTTTCACCGCAGAAACCGGACCCCGACACCCCCGGGCTGCTTCCCCGTCTGGCAGCATCACGATATAGTCTCTCCATGAAACACACAACTCATCTGATAATCAGTGGGCTGCTGTTTACCACGGTACTGCTGGTGTGGCCGATCCTTATGGGAATCAGTCAGCCAGTCGCCGGTACCCCGGAACAGCTGCAGTGGCTCTCGACCCACCTTGGCCTGTTCCGGATTCAGTTTCTGTTTGCCTTTCTGATCTGCCCCGCAATGCTGTATATGGTTGTGTCCCAGCTGGACAGCCTGGCCACCCCCTCGCCGGTTGCCCGCCAGCTCGGCGGAATACTCCTTGCCGGGTATGCGGTCTTTAGCAGTATTGCCTACGGTTCGCAGATGATTCTTATCCCGCAGCTTGTGTCGGCCGGAATGGAACTGCAGGCAGAACTATGGTACCTCGAGGCGTCCCCCTCGATTGTATACTTCCTGAATCAGACCGGGTATCTCTTCTGGGCCGGTGCGATCCTCATCCTGTTTGTACCGCTGCTGAAATCATCGGGAATTCCCCGCGCCCTGGCTGCGATCTATTCGATATCCGCTGCTCTGTCAATCCTGGCCTATATCGGCCTGATACTCGACAACCAGCCCCTGAACAATCTTACCTTCGCCAGCGGTCTGATGCTGCTGCCGGTCGGAATTCTGGGAGTGATATACGGGATCCGCCGCAGCCGTACACTCCCGCAACCCGGGTAGCTGCAGCCCCGAGTGAAACCTGAGGGGCAGCAGGGGTACTCATACATCGCTATTCTACCCGATAGTGCCGGCTTCGTGCTACAATACCGGATGAACCACAAAGAACGCATGCTGGCAGAACTGCCCTACAAGTCCTGGCTGGACGGACTGCTCGAAGAACGGATCCAGGCGAAGTCGCTGATACATCGCTACAACACCTGTCGCCCCCCGCAAACCAGGAAAATGGAACGCATCCTGCGGCGGCTGCTGGGGACGGTCGGCAGACCGATCACAATTGAACCCCCGTTCCGCTGCGACTACGGGTATAACATCCATATCGGGGATAATTTTTTTGCCAACTATAACTGTATCATCCTGGATGTAGCCGAGGTGCATATCGGCAACAACGTGCAGTTTGCCCCGAACGTCGCGCTATACACCGCCGGACACCCGGTACATGCCGAGTCGCGCAACAGCGGCTGGGAGTTCGGCATCGGGATCACCATCGGGGATGATGTCTGGCTTGGCGGCGGGGCAATCGTAAACCCCGGGGTTACCATCGGCAGCGGCAGCGTAATCGGCGCCGGGAGCGTCGTCACCAAAGACATCCCTCCCGGGGTAATCGCTGTTGGCAACCCCTGCCGGGTTGTCCGGGACATAACCGAAGCCGACCGGAATCGCTATTTCAAGGATCGCGAATTCTCCGACTGGGAGAGTTAAGTAGCAGCTGGCACCACTCAGCCACGCCTTTTGCGCTCTCAGCCAGCCGGCACAACATTGCAGCACAGCCCCGCTCAGCATGCCGGCCCCACTCAGTCGGCCGAGCTCTCAGCCAGCCGGCACCGCTTCACCAACCCCCAACACTGCCTGCAGCTGATCGACGCTATCGACAACGCACGTCGGCGCCACCGCCTCCAGCTGCTCCCGGGTGTGATTCCCCCAGCTCACCGCAACCGTGCGGGCCCCGGCCGCACTGCCCATTTCAATATCGAAGCTGGTATCGCCGATCATCAGCAGGCTGTCGGGTTCCACCCCGAGCCGCCCGGCAGCAAGCTGCAGCATCTCGGGGTGCGGCTTCTCGTGCGAAACATCATCACGCGATAAAATCAGCTCAAAGCACCCGGCAATCCCCAGATGATCCGCCATACCCCGCAGCGATTCACCGCTGCGGCTCGAGCCGATCGCCATACGATAGCCGGCCGCCGCACAGCCGCGCACCAGCCCGATCATTCCCGGAAAGGCCTGCACCATACCGTAGCCATGCCGGCGGTAGATATCCTGATAGGCCCTCACCGCCCGGTCGATCAGCTCCCCGTCCTGTCCGGTCAGCACCCGGAAGGCCGAAGCCAGTGGGATCCCGATGGTTGCTCCGATCGTCTCGTCATCGGGACAGTCCAGCGCAACCTTTGCAAACGCCTCACGGTAGGAGGTAATTATCAGCTGCCGGGTATCGGCAATCGTTCCGTCAAAATCGAATACCAGCGCGTCCGGCCGGGGAGAAAAAATCTGCATGCCGCATGCTACCACCTCGCCGCCGCGGAAGCAAGCCGAAGCCGCCAGTCACACAGCCGGCCAAAGCCCGCCCATGCAGCCCGCGCCTGACCACCCGCCCAGCAACAGTGCACCCCCATCAACGGGGGGAGAGCCCTCCCCCTCGCTGCAAACCCTCTCTCGGGGCTGCAGTCCCTGCTCCGTCCCCTCCGCAGGGCAGCCCCGCGGGTTTTCCGCTGCCCCCTCCGGCTTAACAATCAGGAGCATGGAGGAACTGTTAACCCCTGACTCCTGAATCGGATGTGATCCCATAGCGGCATTCATGCTCCATTCACGCGCCATCTCCGCGCCAGCCCGCCATCACCTTCCGCCAGCCAAACGCGAAGCCCGGCCGGTATCACATTGCACCAGCCCCCACGTTGTAGCGAAGCTGCTCAACCAAAAAATCGACATAGGTATGCCGCCCCTCGGGCAGCAGCCAGGCTGCCTGGATCGAATGCGGCACCATCAGCCCGTCCACCTCGCGATAGTCGGCCACCCGGCCCTCCCAGGGCTCCATTCGATCCTCGCTCAGGTAGCGCTTGGTCTCCAACCGGGTAATCCGGCCGTCAGGGGCAAACTCCACCCGGTACCAGACCTCAATCCCGTTGTACCGCAGCTCCACCCGCGCAGCATCATCATCGATCGCGCGCCACCGCAGCCAGCCCGAATCATCCTCGTAGGGCAGCAGCGCCGTAGGAAACCACACCGCCTCGCCCAGCCAGCGCAGCAGCTCCCCCTGATCCATATGCGGCCCCTGCTCGTTCACGATACGGATACGGCTGAACAGATAGACCTTCAGGCTGCCCGTCCCCCCGATATACGCATCATGCGCCTGGAACAGACGGGTCGTGCCAATCCACAGAAACTCCGGCCGGGTCGCATCGAAATACTGCCGTCCGCGAATCTCGTCCCAGTCGCTGTCCGCCGACCGCTTGAACCGCCCCCCATGCTTCAGCTGCACATTCGTGACATACGGATACCCGTCAGGCACCGCAAAGCGAAAATAGCGCTGCACCGGTTCCGGCAGATCCGCCAGCCGCCCATAGTCCATCTGTTGTCCCGACCGCTCAGCGGTCAGCACCTGCTCGATCTGCTGCCGGGTACCGGCACAGGAGGCTGCCCCGAACGCCAGCAAAGGCAAAAAAACCCATCGATATTTCATGTATCAACCCCTTCAAGATTCTGTTCGATCGCCCGCAACACCCGCAGCGCGGCCGCGATCTCC comes from the Spirochaeta africana DSM 8902 genome and includes:
- a CDS encoding metallophosphoesterase, encoding MRKPDPFRGVGPALDRLYAAAADTPGQRYDIQDPNSRMIILSDLHRGARNRADDFRHSERAFNAALGYYYELGYTLVILGDAEELWQERPADILQAYRHSLDLEAEFHRQGRYLRFWGNHDDEWRSRSKVRRYLSRVFGPDLRVHEGLQLHITEGEQELGRLFLVHGHQGSLEGDRWGGLSRFLVRTLYRPFQRLTGFSHSTPATSWELREGHNRALHDWTTRHPEVLLIAGHTHRPVYASQTHPDQLLEDMQQLRDLAAHPDTPTADRPGIRASLAERAAELEWARAQQASQSGDEGTAAAPRQPRYFNTGCCCYTDGQITGIELCGNEIRLVRWPDKQGRPRPEILAPVSPDGKPGIRELLRQ
- a CDS encoding MFS transporter; its protein translation is MYDHHGQEISNRQIERSMRLSYVTGGLGILWLVTATPQQILTVFVRNALGASPTQLGLLVGVINLMAVLHLASIWFYRRLRGRKKPFFMASTILQRCMAFVMAWAAFQVAAGGSRQTGLLLVLAAAIVGAVAGNISGSGWWAWIADLVPGDKRAAFFGRRSAISQVVNVAFFFCATLVLDLYVQQVFVVYGVLFLIGGIGGVLDILLHGWIPEPDLQRTAGGPVESSVPGGAGVPVGVDVPAEPGGSVESSGPVEAGVPAEPMPPAEPGRDRMEPGEFLRPLRDPHFRRFCLLLGLYLFSLNLAAPFLAPFTTDPAGGGAPNVWLGISFVISQSAWVIMAPFWGMLMDRMGKKPVVVIGGLFVLSWLGYLVLSPENYMVALPAIAVTGGLLAPAFWEGISQFMLDLSPDRYRTAYSAWYWTAFGLSGAVSPLLGGLLYDFLLQHPVDIAGLQPSPFQLVVVVSVVLVLFSLTHLGQIPSPRDRSVRAVVSTILNPGVFRAVSNIAILSRPTRADVVERTLHSTRGGALGLSFAEICIRLDDPDVQVREAAARALARLGSSEALEQIIQRLQQPDSLSRPMLARALGQFAGLPEAQLGRVVQVLAEVLADPSEEVQVEAASALGRLAWQGAARPLLESLRDSSSLRVRISSAEAAARLGAEEAGLEIFALMHQTDNWVLRRQLAIALGDLFGHPGEIYYYMTGESARNIQAVHRLAELAERRLARLLRSQRVSPAVPDAAVAAMQTAIRTAAARYDRADYAGAHGQLLQVWEQLPPGIRSGSPRVVQVYWQALDDLRQAAGKPAAQDIVLQMYSLYRLGAG
- a CDS encoding CDP-alcohol phosphatidyltransferase family protein; this translates as MRTRARHVPNLLTILRFPLAGILPLLPHAPTTAAAVFLAAGITDILDGYLARRFKLQSDLGSRLDSWADLLLSAGIGVYLLRHHQDQLLSLLLLVLAIGSLRVAAITIGLIRYRRILILHTLSSKATGAALLAGIPLLILYNSRWPILPALAIAAIAALEELLLLLSPQKPDPDTPGLLPRLAASRYSLSMKHTTHLIISGLLFTTVLLVWPILMGISQPVAGTPEQLQWLSTHLGLFRIQFLFAFLICPAMLYMVVSQLDSLATPSPVARQLGGILLAGYAVFSSIAYGSQMILIPQLVSAGMELQAELWYLEASPSIVYFLNQTGYLFWAGAILILFVPLLKSSGIPRALAAIYSISAALSILAYIGLILDNQPLNNLTFASGLMLLPVGILGVIYGIRRSRTLPQPG
- a CDS encoding sugar O-acetyltransferase; protein product: MNHKERMLAELPYKSWLDGLLEERIQAKSLIHRYNTCRPPQTRKMERILRRLLGTVGRPITIEPPFRCDYGYNIHIGDNFFANYNCIILDVAEVHIGNNVQFAPNVALYTAGHPVHAESRNSGWEFGIGITIGDDVWLGGGAIVNPGVTIGSGSVIGAGSVVTKDIPPGVIAVGNPCRVVRDITEADRNRYFKDREFSDWES
- a CDS encoding HAD family hydrolase, whose translation is MQIFSPRPDALVFDFDGTIADTRQLIITSYREAFAKVALDCPDDETIGATIGIPLASAFRVLTGQDGELIDRAVRAYQDIYRRHGYGMVQAFPGMIGLVRGCAAAGYRMAIGSSRSGESLRGMADHLGIAGCFELILSRDDVSHEKPHPEMLQLAAGRLGVEPDSLLMIGDTSFDIEMGSAAGARTVAVSWGNHTREQLEAVAPTCVVDSVDQLQAVLGVGEAVPAG
- a CDS encoding DUF6544 family protein; protein product: MKYRWVFLPLLAFGAASCAGTRQQIEQVLTAERSGQQMDYGRLADLPEPVQRYFRFAVPDGYPYVTNVQLKHGGRFKRSADSDWDEIRGRQYFDATRPEFLWIGTTRLFQAHDAYIGGTGSLKVYLFSRIRIVNEQGPHMDQGELLRWLGEAVWFPTALLPYEDDSGWLRWRAIDDDAARVELRYNGIEVWYRVEFAPDGRITRLETKRYLSEDRMEPWEGRVADYREVDGLMVPHSIQAAWLLPEGRHTYVDFLVEQLRYNVGAGAM